A region of Toxorhynchites rutilus septentrionalis strain SRP chromosome 1, ASM2978413v1, whole genome shotgun sequence DNA encodes the following proteins:
- the LOC129772786 gene encoding HIG1 domain family member 2A, mitochondrial codes for MSKTATPVADAASQQQAELEWIQMRKDYPSLQVETAKEKLIRKVKDNPLVPIGCAATLGALCFGLWSFRQGRSRMSQYMMRARILAQGFTVVALVVGVGLTYGKTADGNKK; via the coding sequence ATGTCAAAGACAGCTACCCCAGTCGCTGATGCTGCCAGCCAGCAACAGGCCGAACTGGAATGGATTCAGATGAGAAAGGATTACCCGAGCCTGCAGGTGGAAACGGCTAAAGAAAAGCTGATTCGGAAGGTGAAGGATAACCCGTTGGTTCCTATCGGGTGTGCCGCAACATTAGGTGCTCTCTGTTTTGGGCTCTGGAGTTTCCGCCAGGGTAGATCACGGATGTCTCAGTACATGATGAGGGCTCGAATTTTGGCACAAGGCTTCACCGTGGTGGCACTGGTTGTGGGCGTTGGCCTCACGTACGGCAAAACGGCTGACGGAAATAAGAAGTAA
- the LOC129772792 gene encoding uncharacterized protein LOC129772792 isoform X1 — MYRSITKHETTTPKSVMEFGWSLHCPGTIAEQQHLLELASGRLLKFLLDRVIFYLHQSKECMDSIRTFYHPCHQFLECAKCLTVTSVQVHVGKMNNTGDTFAD, encoded by the exons ATGTATAGAAGTATTACTAAG CATGAAACGACGACCCCAAAGTCTGTGATGGAATTTGGTTGGAGTTTACATTGCCCAGGAACAATCGCAGAGCAGCAACATCTATTGGAGCTGGCATCTGGGAGATTGCTGAAATTCTTGCTGGATCGTGTCATTTTTTATTTGCATCAGTCTAAG GAATGCATGGATTCCATCCGAACCTTTTATCATCCTTGCCATCAGTTTTTGGAATGCGCCAAGTGCTTAACCGTTACTTCGGTACAG GTACACGTCGGAAAGATGAATAATACTGGGGACACGTTTGCCGACTAG
- the LOC129772792 gene encoding uncharacterized protein LOC129772792 isoform X2 encodes MYRSITKHETTTPKSVMEFGWSLHCPGTIAEQQHLLELASGRLLKFLLDRVIFYLHQSKECMDSIRTFYHPCHQFLECAKCLTVTSVHVGKMNNTGDTFAD; translated from the exons ATGTATAGAAGTATTACTAAG CATGAAACGACGACCCCAAAGTCTGTGATGGAATTTGGTTGGAGTTTACATTGCCCAGGAACAATCGCAGAGCAGCAACATCTATTGGAGCTGGCATCTGGGAGATTGCTGAAATTCTTGCTGGATCGTGTCATTTTTTATTTGCATCAGTCTAAG GAATGCATGGATTCCATCCGAACCTTTTATCATCCTTGCCATCAGTTTTTGGAATGCGCCAAGTGCTTAACCGTTACTTCG GTACACGTCGGAAAGATGAATAATACTGGGGACACGTTTGCCGACTAG
- the LOC129761561 gene encoding uncharacterized protein LOC129761561 gives MPRNDGRKETVSALVNTSREVSCGLCQLPDDSHMVACDECGRWYHFVCVGVDESVQDRDWSCERCRTMTAQIPAECSTPLAGGATGLTGANVSPSEKFLREQVQQLQEKLEKQQLLFESVLREREHFDALKAQQKKCKEELGPKEPRSEKIMQDQYGAKVTGAIKKTSAMTLSTPEQEEILFAKELELLEEKQAMERKHLEEKSALLQRFHSRNAETTRRKSTELDPRITDFRSMRDYIDPVVQHILPPNSDFELSRSQLAARQAVTRDLPTFSGNPEEWPLFITSFQSSTRMCGYSDEENMLRLQRSLKGKALDAVRCRLLHPSNVPGVISTLRTLFGRPEIIVHSLISKIREMPSPKAEKLNTVIDFGVAVQNVCATITASGLDEYLCNVALLQELTERLPATIKLSWAYHRQTKDKVTLSDFAEWLGKLVEAASIVSVPSLSLSKSEKRSRNYINVHLEDDENSDDNETSMKPSFAPRRECTLCQDNCSGLEKCQRFLNMNVGARWTVIKEQKLCKKCLQKHFGACGVKAQCGKNGCTYMHNQLLHEDARYNRSVAPQSNAASSVQSCNTHLKPNGHVLFRYIPVTVHAQGKTVNTYAFLDDGSSATFMESVSVPELTYSYSYLGGLPLESYEQVSPRILIGIDNCHLGHALASREGMNHQPIASQTRLGWVVYGLCVTTAGTVCASSDYKGHHNFHICSCQRDDKMNAELKEYFSIDSLGIYKTNKSLLSKDDERALNLLSTETLLKGTRYETCLLWRTDQTRLPDNKTLALRRLICLEKRMNRDADLAESMRTKIAEYEQNGYIRRLSPNEISEAHPRTWYLPIFPVVNPNKPGKFRIVWDAAAAVKGISLNSVLLTGPDQLASLLSVLHRFREFRYAVTGDIREMFHQVLVKEEDQHSQRFLWRNGDSSREPDVYVMRVMTFGAACSPSCAAYVKNHNADKFQQQFPRATECIKYDHYVDDMLTSVENEDEAVKLATEVRYVHSQAGFHIRNWLSNSSAILERLHDGEPTEKDLNLTAEMATEKVLGMWWCTATDNFTFKLSTKHDPELLAGLRTPTKREVLKTLMSIYDPMGLIANFLMHLKILLQDIWRSGIAWDDQIPSLLEDKWKLWIRILPNVKAVQIPRCYRHLTSSTDTNRVQLHMFVDSSEKGLAAVAYFRFEEDGKIECALIGSKTRVAPLKYLSIPRLELQAAVVGARLADSIVKSHRLVIAKRFFWTDSRDVMCWLRSDHRRYSSFVASRIGELLETTDVAEWKWLSTRLNVADEGTKWQKLPDFNPTSRWYRGPSFLWEPENNWPVDNTDPGTTKEELRTHMLHHTVEEPIICFQNFKQWTRLLRTMAFVFRYRANLQRKIRKEGLELGPLTQSELHNAEQFIYRQVQREMFPDEIRILTAAGSEANVLKTVLPTSSSLYKLTPVIDVHGVLRMRGRVDACQFIDESSKRPILLPKRHYLTSLVITDYHERYRHLNHQTALNGIRQKYYIPQLRSEYNRARRNCQYCKINFAKPQTPIMGDLPAARLAAFSRPFAHTGIDYFGPLLVAVGRRVEKRWGVLFTCMTIRAIHIEIAHTMTTDSCILAVRNFIARRGAPIEFLSDRGTNFIGANRELLEALKQVDQNEVMTYFVTPNTAWKFNPPASPHFGGCWERLIQSVKKLLDQFKTQRTLSDEILRNVLMEIEMMVNSRPLTHIPLDDAEASPLTPNHFLLGSFDGNKPPIAYDDGVSTIKQSWKTSQVYANNLWKKWISEYLPTLTRRTKWFKPVRPIQLGDVVVIVDSALPRNVWPKERVIGVVQAKDGQVRRVTVQTTNGILERPAVKIAVLDVGSGDSKPPEDVCRTGGNVTPLRVTNL, from the exons ATGCCGAGGAACGACGGTCGTAAAGAAACTGTTTCTGCATTAGTAAACACATCCCGGGAAGTAAGCTGTGGATTATGCCAACTTCCGGATGACAGCCATATGGTGGCTTGCGACGAGTGTGGACGGTGGTACCACTTTGTGTGTGTAGGCGTCGATGAAAGCGTTCAGGACCGTGATTGGAGCTGTGAAAGGTGCCGTACAATGACAGCTCAGATCCCAGCCGAATGTTCGACCCCACTAGCTGGAGGTGCTACAGGCCTAACTGGAGCAAACGTTTCACCATCGGAGAAATTTCTCCGGGAGCAAGTCCAACAACTGCAGGAGAAGCTAGAGAAACAGCAGCTACTATTCGAGAGCGTTTTGCGGGAAAGAGAGCACTTCGATGCACTGAAGGCTCAGCAAAAGAAATGTAAAGAGGAGCTAGGACCGAAAGAACCGCGATCGGAAAAAATAATGCAAGACCAGTATGGTGCCAAAGTTACCGGagctataaaaaagacaagTGCTATGACTTTGTCCACTCCAGAACAGGAAGAGATTCTGTTCGCAAAGGAGCTCGAGCTGCTCGAAGAAAAGCAAGctatggaaagaaaacatctgGAGGAGAAAAGTGCGTTACTACAAAGGTTTCACAGTCGCAATGCTGAGACCACACGCAGGAAATCTACCGAGCTCGATCCCAGAATAACAGATTTCCGTTCAATGCGCGATTATATCGATCCTGTTGTGCAACACATATTACCACCCAATTCCGATTTCGAACTTAGTCGAAGCCAACTTGCAGCCCGTCAAGCGGTAACCCGTGACTTGCCAACGTTCTCCGGCAATCCAGAAGAGTGGCCGCTTTTTATAACTAGTTTCCAGAGCTCGACCAGAATGTGTGGATATAGTGACGAGGAAAACATGCTGCGGCTTCAGCGAAGCCTCAAAGGAAAGGCATTAGACGCGGTGCGATGTCGACTATTACACCCGTCAAACGTCCCTGGGGTGATCTCGACATTGCGGACTCTATTTGGAAGACCCGAGATAATCGTCCATTCGCTTATCAGCAAAATTAGAGAGATGCCGTCACCGAAAGCGGAGAAATTGAATACGGTTATAGATTTTGGAGTGGCCGTTCAAAACGTGTGCGCGACTATCACGGCATCTGGGCTCGATGAATATTTATGCAACGTTGCACTGTTGCAGGAGCTCACCGAACGATTACCGGCTACTATCAAACTCAGCTGGGCGTATCACAGACAAACAAAAGACAAAGTGACATTGTCTGATTTCGCGGAGTGGCTTGGTAAGTTGGTGGAAGCCGCGAGCATCGTGTCAGTTCCTTCATTGAGCCTTTCGAAATCGGAAAAACGGAGCCGCAATTACATTAACGTCCATTTGGAAGATGATGAAAACTCAGATGACAACGAAACCTCGATGAAACCCTCATTTGCTCCACGCAGGGAATGTACATTATGTCAGGACAACTGCAGCGGTCTAGAGAAATGTCAAAGATTCCTGAACATGAACGTCGGCGCTCGTTGGACTGTGATTAAAGAACAAAAATTGTGTAAGAAATGCCTACAGAAGCATTTTGGAGCGTGTGGAGTAAAAGCTCAATGCGGTAAAAATGGATGTACATATATGCATAACCAACTGCTACACGAAGACGCCAGGTACAATCGATCTGTTGCTCCTCAATCGAATGCAGCGAGTTCGGTGCAAAGCTGTAACACTCACCTGAAGCCTAATGGACACGTTCTTTTCCGTTATATTCCTGTGACGGTTCACGCTCAAGGGAAAACAGTGAACACGTATGCTTTCCTCGACGATGGTTCGTCAGCCACATTCATGGAG TCGGTTTCGGTACCGGAGTTGACGTATAGCTACAGCTACCTAGGAGGACTGCCCTTGGAGTCATACGAGCAAGTATCACCGAGAATCCTTATTGGTATCGACAACTGCCATCTGGGCCACGCGCTGGCCAGCCGTGAGGGAATGAACCATCAACCTATTGCATCCCAAACACGCCTCGGTTGGGTTGTGTACGGCCTGTGCGTGACAACAGCCGGAACAGTCTGCGCCAGCTCGGACTACAAAGGGCATCACAATTTTCACATCTGTTCATGTCAACGGGACGATAAAATGAATGCTGAATTGAAAGAATATTTCTCGATCGATTCTCTCGGAATTTATAAGACAAACAAATCGTTGCTGTCCAAAGACGACGAACGCGCCTTGAACTTGCTCTCCACGGAAACGCTACTGAAGGGAACTCGTTACGAAACCTGTTTGCTGTGGCGTACGGATCAGACTCGCTTACCAGATAACAAGACACTGGCTCTACGACGGCTAATTTGCTTGGAGAAACGGATGAACCGTGATGCGGATCTGGCTGAATCAATGCGAACGAAGATTGCTGAGTATGAGCAAAACGGGTACATCAGACGTTTATCGCCGAATGAGATTTCGGAAGCACACCCCCGGACATGGTACTTGCCAATATTTCCAGTCGTCAATCCGAACAAACCCGGCAAATTCCGAATCGTCTGGGACGCAGCAGCCGCTGTAAAAGGAATATCGTTGAACTCTGTTTTACTTACTGGTCCGGATCAGCTAGCCTCACTGTTGTCCGTGCTTCACAGATTCCGTGAGTTTCGTTACGCAGTCACTGGTGACATTCGTGAGATGTTCCACCAAGTACTAGTGAAGGAGGAGGATCAACACAGCCAGCGGTTCCTATGGCGGAACGGAGACAGCAGTCGTGAGCCGGACGTCTACGTAATGAGAGTAATGACATTCGGTGCGGCGTGCTCTCCCAGCTGCGCAGCATACGTAAAAAACCACAATGCCGACAAGTTCCAGCAGCAATTTCCACGAGCGACAGAATGCATAAAATACGATCACTACGTCGATGATATGCTGACGAGCGTCGAGAATGAAGATGAAGCAGTGAAGCTGGCCACTGAAGTGCGCTACGTTCATTCACAAGCGGGGTTCCATATACGTAATTGGCTATCTAACTCAAGCGCAATCCTGGAGCGCCTGCATGACGGAGAACCAACAGAAAAAGATTTAAACCTCACCGCAGAGATGGCCACAGAAAAGGTGCTCGGTATGTGGTGGTGCACAGCTACCGACAATTTTACATTCAAGCTCTCAACAAAACACGATCCAGAGCTGCTCGCAGGATTAAGAACCCCAACGAAAAGGGAGGTTCTGAAGACATTGATGTCGATATACGATCCGATGGGCCTCATAGCAAACTTTCTTATGCACTTGAAAATCCTACTGCAGGATATATGGAGGTCTGGTATAGCTTGGGATGACCAAATCCCATCGTTGCTGGAGGATAAGTGGAAGTTATGGATCCGAATTCTTCCAAATGTAAAAGCAGTGCAGATTCCTCGCTGTTACCGCCATCTAACTTCGTCAACAGATACCAACCGGGTCCAGTTACACATGTTCGTCGATTCGAGTGAAAAAGGACTAGCAGCTGTTGCTTATTTCAGATTCGAAGAGGATGGAAAAATCGAATGCGCGCTGATAGGATCAAAAACACGTGTTGCGCCACTGAAATATCTTTCCATTCCCCGCCTTGAGCTACAGGCTGCTGTTGTGGGGGCACGCTTAGCCGACAGTATCGTCAAATCTCATCGATTGGTAATAGCGAAACGTTTTTTCTGGACAGATTCGCGAGATGTCATGTGCTGGCTCCGATCAGATCACCGGCGGTACAGTTCTTTCGTGGCATCCAGGATCGGAGAACTCTTGGAAACAACAGATGTGGCTGAATGGAAATGGCTTTCTACTCGTCTCAACGTGGCTGATGAAGGTACTAAGTGGCAGAAATTGCCAGATTTTAATCCAACTAGCCGTTGGTACCGTGGACCATCCTTTTTGTGGGAGCCAGAAAACAATTGGCCAGTGGACAATACTGATCCAGGAACAACGAAAGAGGAACTCCGTACGCATATGCTACATCATACTGTGGAAGAACCAATTATTTGTTTCCAGAATTTTAAACAGTGGACACGGTTGCTCAGAACCATGGCGTTTGTCTTCCGATATCGCGCAAATCTACAACGTAAGATACGAAAAGAAGGTCTGGAACTTGGACCGCTCACTCAAAGCGAATTACATAACGCGGAACAGTTCATCTACCGACAAGTACAGCGAGAAATGTTTCCAGATGAAATTCGCATTTTGACTGCCGCTGGCTCGGAAGCCAATGTACTTAAGACCGTCTTGCCGACATCCAGCTCTTTGTATAAATTAACGCCGGTTATCGATGTTCACGGTGTATTACGTATGCGTGGTCGCGTGGACGCCTGCCAATTCATCGATGAAAGTAGTAAACGTCCGATCCTTCTTCCGAAACGCCACTACCTCACTAGCTTAGTGATAACAGATTACCACGAAAGATATCGACATTTAAATCATCAGACGGCCCTGAATGGAATTCGTCAGAAATATTATATTCCGCAGCTAAGGTCTGAATACAACCGTGCTCGACGTAATTGCCAATACTGTAAGATAAATTTTGCTAAACCACAGACCCCTATAATGGGAGATCTTCCAGCTGCGCGGCTCGCGGCATTCTCTAGACCATTTGCGCATACCGGAATAGACTATTTCGGCCCGCTTCTTGTTGCAGTTGGTAGACGGGTCGAAAAGCGATGGGGTGTATTATTCACCTGTATGACCATTAGAGCCATACACATAGAAATCGCTCACACTATGACGACTGACTCCTGTATCCTGGCTGTGCGGAATTTTATAGCGCGCCGTGGAGCACCCATCGAGTTTTTGTCCGACCGCGGAACAAATTTTATAGGCGCCAATCGAGAGTTACTTGAAGCTTTAAAGCAAGTTGATCAAAATGAAGTAATGACCTATTTCGTCACACCAAATACTGCCTGGAAATTTAATCCACCAGCATCTCCACACTTTGGGGGCTGCTGGGAACGATTAATACAATCGGTCAAAAAGCTGCTCGATCAATTTAAAACACAACGTACGCTTTCCGACGAAATTCTTAGGAACGTATTAATGGAGATCGAGATGATGGTTAACTCTCGTCCGCTCACCCACATACCGTTGGATGACGCAGAAGCTTCCCCATTAACACCTAACCACTTTTTGTTAGGCTCGTTTGACGGCAACAAACCACCGATCGCGTATGATGACGGAGTCTCTACCATCAAGCAGTCGTGGAAAACGTCACAAGTCTACGCCAACAATCTCTGGAAGAAGTGGATTTCAGAATACCTCCCAACGTTGACACGACGAACTAAATGGTTCAAGCCCGTAAGACCAATTCAGTTGGGTGACGTAGTTGTCATCGTGGACAGCGCTCTGCCGCGCAATGTATGGCCAAAGGAACGCGTTATAGGAGTGGTGCAGGCTAAAGACGGTCAGGTGAGACGAGTGACGGTACAAACTACGAATGGGATTCTCGAGAGGCCAGCGGTAAAGATTGCTGTGCTGGACGTAGGTTCTGGAGATAGTAAGCCACCCGAAGACGTGTGCCGTACGGGGGGGAATGTCACACCTCTGCGTGTGACGAACCTTTAG